From Camelina sativa cultivar DH55 chromosome 5, Cs, whole genome shotgun sequence:
TACCCTCACAATCACTCAGAGCAAGTAATCTCATTTTGTTCCCCTCTCTCTAACAATGCACGTCAAAAGGCTATCTCAAGgctcaaggagaagaagagagcacgAGCGTAAGTCTTAATAATAGAGATGAACTTAATTCCCATTCATAGCCATACAAAAAGAGTATATCTTAAACATTTCATAATCTGGGTTCAGGGAGGAGAAATGAGCTTAGTATGGTTCCCAAGACAACGCATAGCTACTGGATTGCACCATGCCATTTTGTACATAAGACTCACTAATCTACCATTTcatctattttaaatttttacatgACTCAGTTTCTTGCATGTAACTGTGTATCTGAAactgattattttgtttcaacATCTACTTTGTTTAATCACAGACAGGTTCTTACACCAAATTCACCAGAAATGACTTTTTATCAGTAAATGATAAATCACAAAGGTTACTTAACAAACAATGACATTGACACAATGATGATAAAGGAACAGTGTAAATAGGGAAACTTCTGTGTTACCAGAATCATAATTAGTACTGTTTTTTGATGAATCTTGACAAGACACATTACAAAAGGGGTTAGTTATAGTTGTGATAAATAAGCaagttttgtaaacaaaaaaaaaatgaccagTATGATCCCTTGAAAATAATCTTCAAAATCAAGCAATTAGTTGAAACAAATGATTCTCTTAACCACAATTGGACCATATTATGAGTATCTCCAGCTACTTATGGCTTCTTCCTACTTATTAGATCACACACACTCCTCTTTAATCATCTacatcaaatattataatataaagttttaaCATATGCTCAAAAATATAGTGGCATAGCCATAATTATTGATCGCTCGATTTGTTCTGTTAAACCGTAACaaccacataatttttttttccttaattacttatttaatttaaatgattaaatCCTTATAATTTCCCTCGCGATGCGAATCGCAAAAGCACTGTATAAATACTCTGTGTAGCTTCCTCTCTCGAgttgctttctctctctaacttgaaacctctctctctaactctctctctctagagcCAAGAAAATTTTCTCAGTCGTTCGTTTCGCTACATTTTCTCGGCAGTTTCTCTCGTTTTCCCGGCGGTATTTCTCTCTTACTTCAGGTGATCTTCTATCGCTTTTACTTGTCAATTTCGTCTCCGATTCTTGAATCGAATCGTTCGATTTTGAAATCGCTGTGAATCTTTAGATGAGATTATCTTTCCCGGAAACTTAGATCTGATTCTTTTTCTCGGGAAAATTAGATCTGATTTTGAACTTTCCGATCATCAATTGCTTGAATACGGTTGTTTGATTCTTCGCGATTCCGTTAGAGATGcttaatttttgatttctttgtgGCGATTGTGTAACAGAACTTCCGGAAAGATGGAAAACGAAATCGCGCCGTTTAACTACAGCGGAAGCTCAGCCGGTGTCGTCGGAATCAAGAAATCCCAAGGAGACTCGTCctgcggcggcggcggaggtgGAGGAGTCGTTACGTCGTCTCTATTCTCTGATCAGCTCTACAAATCGAGTCGCAACATCATGCAGCAGCGTCAAGATATGGTGAATCGAGAGGCGTTGTGTTACACGCGTCTCCATGAGGCTTCGCTGGAAGCAGAAGCGCTTCGTCTTGAGAACACTGAGCTCCGATCGATGAATCGTCACCTCAAGAATGAGCTTAACAGTCTCATCAGATCCTCGATCCAGAGCCGACTCGATTCCGATAGGGTTCCGTTGCGGATGCTTAGCAATCTTTCGATCGGAGGTAAAGACGCTGACGGAGTGGAGAATCAGAACCGTACGGTTAAGCGAGATGACGTTAGTGATGAGAGTCCGACGAGTGTTATGGAGAATGAGGATATGAACCGTTCTTCGCTCCCTAAGAGCATCTCTGTGAGATCTAGCGGTTACTCTAAGGCGAGCCAAGGTGGTGGTGGAGCTGCTCAATCTGGTAAATCTCGTGGAACCGTACCTAAGACTGGGACTTGTGGTGGTCAGCTCAGTACCACGGTAATtatctttttgcttctttgttttctttgattactGTGGGTTTGAGTCAAGTTTAGTAATAATTTGGTTTAGTGTTTTGGTAATCATTGAGAATGTTGACTTGGTTCACTGTTGAATGTGATTACAATCAATGTTTGTTACAGTTGACTGTTCTGCTTGTAACATTCGTACATTTGGTGGTCTAGGCAAAAGGTTTTTGTGTGGAGAACTCAGTCAATTAAGTGTAGTTTTAGATTCTTGAGCAGGGGAaagatacaaaagaagaaatgtCTTGATGCTGTTTGCTTTCTCTGAAGTCTGAACTATAGTTGTAAGAGTAATGGTGatgaatgaaatgaaatgatCAGAGAGGAGGCTTTAATTAGATAACCAATGTTGGTAACAATTTGCTGTTCTGCTTGTAACGTTTGTACATTTGGTAGTGTAGGTAAAGAGT
This genomic window contains:
- the LOC104787851 gene encoding zinc finger CCCH domain-containing protein 15-like, which gives rise to MENEIAPFNYSGSSAGVVGIKKSQGDSSCGGGGGGGVVTSSLFSDQLYKSSRNIMQQRQDMVNREALCYTRLHEASLEAEALRLENTELRSMNRHLKNELNSLIRSSIQSRLDSDRVPLRMLSNLSIGGKDADGVENQNRTVKRDDVSDESPTSVMENEDMNRSSLPKSISVRSSGYSKASQGGGGAAQSGKSRGTVPKTGTCGGQLSTTQKVYVRGGGGKKEDQEEEIEVEVYNQGMTKTELCNKWQETGTCPYDDHCQFAHGIKELRPVIRHPRYKTEVCRMVLAGDICPYGHRCHFRHSLSEQEKLVAAGYKPKSSLKLLT